In the genome of Olsenella profusa DSM 13989, one region contains:
- a CDS encoding phosphate/phosphite/phosphonate ABC transporter substrate-binding protein → MSNGPSSSLTRRQFVGIAGAGTALSALALAGCGGSPSGADARSIDTLHIGFVPSKDPDDIITTTEPLKQMLKDGLSNQGYTVNDVDITVGTSYEAVGEALSSGTTDVGFIPAGTYVLYSDGCEVLLTATRDGLSIDADDAKDWNDQKPTQATSEQVASYRALMIAGPSDKGVALGAKVNDGEDLTWDDLADANWSIMNSSSSAGYIYPSLWLKDNYQKTILDLPHAVQADSYGSAFARLASGQVDVLCVYADGRRDYESKWQSDYGRSASIWEETNVIGVTQAIHNDTVSCSKSSPTMTDDFKRAFSTVMIDIGNTDEGKQVIAIYSHKGYVEAKDSDYDGEREAQELIKQLKSQGN, encoded by the coding sequence ATGTCCAACGGCCCATCCTCCAGCCTTACCAGGCGTCAGTTCGTTGGCATTGCCGGCGCGGGCACAGCCCTCTCGGCCCTTGCGCTCGCAGGCTGCGGCGGCTCCCCGTCGGGCGCCGACGCCAGGTCCATTGACACGCTGCACATCGGGTTCGTGCCCTCGAAGGATCCCGATGACATCATCACGACTACCGAGCCCCTGAAGCAGATGCTCAAGGACGGGCTCTCCAACCAGGGCTACACCGTCAACGACGTGGACATCACGGTGGGCACGAGCTATGAGGCCGTCGGGGAGGCGCTGAGCTCGGGCACCACCGACGTGGGCTTCATTCCCGCCGGCACGTACGTGCTCTACTCCGATGGCTGTGAGGTGCTCCTCACCGCCACGCGCGATGGCCTGTCCATCGATGCCGACGACGCCAAGGACTGGAACGACCAGAAGCCGACCCAAGCAACCTCCGAGCAGGTCGCGTCCTATCGTGCCCTCATGATTGCCGGCCCCTCCGACAAGGGCGTCGCGCTTGGGGCCAAGGTCAACGATGGCGAGGATCTCACCTGGGATGACCTTGCGGATGCCAACTGGAGCATCATGAACTCCTCGTCGTCGGCGGGCTATATCTACCCGTCCCTCTGGCTGAAGGACAACTACCAGAAAACGATCCTCGACCTGCCCCATGCCGTACAGGCCGACTCCTACGGCTCTGCGTTCGCGCGCCTTGCCTCGGGCCAGGTCGACGTGCTCTGCGTCTATGCGGACGGCAGGCGCGACTACGAGTCCAAGTGGCAGTCCGACTACGGTCGGAGCGCCAGCATCTGGGAAGAGACCAACGTGATTGGCGTCACCCAGGCCATCCACAACGACACGGTGAGCTGCAGCAAGTCCTCGCCCACGATGACCGATGACTTCAAGCGGGCCTTCTCCACGGTCATGATCGACATCGGCAACACTGACGAGGGCAAGCAGGTCATCGCCATCTACAGCCACAAGGGCTACGTGGAGGCCAAGGACTCCGACTACGATGGGGAGCGCGAGGCCCAGGAACTGATCAAGCAGCTCAAATCCCAGGGTAACTAG
- the pckA gene encoding phosphoenolpyruvate carboxykinase (ATP), which translates to MIHDELKACGLGECHGSILVDASPAVLVEKALASNEGSLTETGALAVKTGRYTGRSPQDRFIVDTPDVHDQIAWGSVNKPFSQEGYAKVKEAVCDYLEARDLYIVHAIAGADRRWGRTFLVVCERASQALFARQLLVRPSRRQLVDFDPQDFSVLVAPGLKLDPAVYGTHSEAVVLLNFQEHEILIAGTKYSGEIKKSIFSVMNYLMPIEENVLPMHSSANMDPRTGESAVFFGLSGTGKTTLSADPQRTLIGDDEHGWAENSIFNFEGGCYAKAIRISAVTEPEIFNAIRFGSICENVVVDPVSRRPDYYDDAITENTRVAYPIDFIDNAQIMGQGRYPNVVIFLTCDSFGVLPPISRLDTNGAMYHFLSGFTSKVAGTERGVTEPTPTFSTLFGEPFMPLSPLLYADMFGRKMDRVGTRVYLINTGWTGGPYGTGKRMDLASTRLMVSAALNGSAENTQYVHDPVLNVDVPQHIEGVDEHVLNPRDTWADKGAYDRSARSLAQMFVDNAAEKYPDMADEVRAAGPHPDAQPPSAA; encoded by the coding sequence ATGATTCACGACGAACTCAAGGCGTGTGGACTCGGGGAATGCCATGGCTCCATCTTGGTGGATGCCTCGCCGGCGGTCCTGGTGGAGAAGGCGCTCGCGTCGAACGAGGGCAGCCTCACGGAGACGGGTGCGCTCGCCGTCAAGACCGGGCGCTACACGGGCCGCTCGCCCCAGGATCGCTTCATCGTCGACACGCCCGACGTACACGACCAGATCGCCTGGGGGTCGGTCAACAAGCCCTTCTCACAGGAGGGCTATGCCAAGGTGAAGGAGGCCGTCTGTGACTACCTTGAGGCGCGCGACCTCTACATCGTCCATGCCATCGCAGGGGCGGATCGACGGTGGGGTCGCACGTTCCTGGTGGTGTGCGAGCGGGCGAGCCAGGCACTCTTCGCCCGTCAGCTGCTCGTTCGTCCCTCTCGTCGCCAGCTCGTGGACTTCGATCCCCAGGACTTCTCGGTGCTGGTGGCTCCGGGCCTCAAGCTCGATCCTGCGGTCTATGGCACGCATTCCGAGGCCGTGGTGCTGCTCAACTTCCAGGAGCATGAGATCCTCATTGCGGGCACCAAGTACTCCGGAGAGATCAAGAAGTCCATCTTCTCGGTCATGAACTACCTCATGCCCATCGAGGAGAACGTGCTGCCCATGCACTCCTCTGCGAACATGGACCCGCGTACCGGTGAGTCGGCCGTGTTCTTTGGCCTTTCGGGCACCGGCAAGACCACGCTCTCGGCGGATCCCCAGCGCACGCTCATAGGGGACGACGAACATGGGTGGGCCGAGAACAGCATCTTCAACTTCGAGGGTGGCTGCTACGCCAAGGCCATCCGCATCTCCGCGGTCACGGAGCCGGAGATCTTCAACGCCATCCGGTTTGGCTCCATCTGCGAGAACGTGGTCGTCGACCCCGTCTCGCGCAGGCCTGACTACTACGATGACGCGATCACGGAGAACACGCGCGTCGCCTATCCCATCGACTTCATTGATAACGCACAGATCATGGGCCAAGGCCGCTACCCCAACGTCGTCATCTTCCTTACCTGCGACTCGTTTGGCGTGCTGCCTCCCATCAGCAGGCTCGACACCAATGGCGCGATGTATCACTTCCTCTCGGGCTTCACGAGCAAGGTCGCAGGCACCGAGCGCGGCGTCACCGAGCCCACGCCCACGTTCTCGACGCTCTTTGGCGAGCCCTTCATGCCGCTCTCGCCGCTCCTGTATGCCGACATGTTCGGTAGGAAGATGGATCGTGTGGGCACGCGCGTGTACCTCATCAACACGGGGTGGACGGGCGGTCCCTACGGCACGGGCAAGCGTATGGATCTCGCCTCCACACGTCTGATGGTGAGCGCCGCGCTCAACGGCTCGGCCGAGAACACCCAGTACGTGCACGACCCCGTGCTCAACGTCGACGTCCCCCAGCACATCGAGGGCGTCGACGAGCACGTGCTCAACCCGCGGGACACGTGGGCGGACAAGGGGGCATACGACAGGTCCGCGCGTTCCCTCGCGCAGATGTTCGTGGACAACGCCGCCGAGAAGTACCCCGACATGGCCGATGAGGTGCGCGCGGCTGGTCCCCACCCGGACGCCCAGCCCCCTTCCGCCGCGTAG
- a CDS encoding aldose 1-epimerase family protein encodes MAENVTIANGSLSAEVSPHGAELQSIRLAEDEFLWQGNATWWPRRSPVLFPIVGSLRGDNALSTAGKVSLKRHGLARTLDHTIVSSSEDDVRFELVSTEETHELYPYDFRLNVSYAVHAGTLEERFDIVNTGTVALPYAVGGHPAFNVPTPQSENDFSSYRLEFARPWTYATPRIDTKTGLLDFSDRLPLLDDSDTLALTHALFSVDTLVFEDVPECTVTLLSDAGHGIEVSFEDFQYLGVWSAAHDAPFVALEPWTGCATATDEDDVFEHKRGMSSLAPGETASHAFTIRPF; translated from the coding sequence ATGGCCGAGAACGTAACCATCGCAAATGGGAGCCTCTCCGCGGAGGTGAGCCCCCATGGGGCCGAACTGCAGAGCATCCGTCTTGCGGAAGACGAGTTCCTCTGGCAGGGGAACGCCACCTGGTGGCCCCGTCGATCCCCTGTTCTCTTCCCCATCGTGGGGAGCCTGCGCGGCGACAATGCCCTGAGCACCGCAGGCAAGGTGTCGCTCAAGCGTCATGGGCTCGCACGCACCCTCGATCACACAATCGTCTCCTCCTCCGAGGATGACGTCAGGTTCGAGCTTGTCAGCACCGAGGAGACCCACGAGCTCTACCCCTATGACTTCCGTCTCAACGTGAGCTATGCGGTTCATGCCGGCACACTCGAGGAGCGCTTCGACATCGTCAACACCGGCACGGTCGCCCTCCCCTATGCCGTGGGAGGACACCCCGCCTTCAACGTGCCCACACCCCAGAGCGAGAACGACTTCTCCTCCTATCGCCTGGAGTTCGCCCGTCCCTGGACCTATGCCACCCCACGCATCGACACCAAGACGGGCCTGCTGGACTTCTCCGACCGCCTGCCGCTCCTGGATGACAGCGACACGCTCGCACTCACGCACGCACTGTTCTCCGTGGACACGCTCGTCTTCGAGGATGTGCCCGAATGCACGGTCACCCTGCTCTCCGATGCGGGTCATGGCATCGAGGTCTCGTTCGAGGACTTCCAGTACCTGGGTGTCTGGTCCGCCGCGCACGATGCCCCCTTCGTGGCGCTCGAGCCGTGGACGGGCTGTGCCACCGCCACCGACGAGGACGACGTCTTCGAGCACAAGCGGGGCATGAGCTCGCTCGCCCCCGGCGAGACGGCGTCCCATGCCTTCACCATCCGTCCGTTCTAG
- a CDS encoding acetate/propionate family kinase, with protein sequence MRVLVINAGSSSLKYQLLDTKTQEVYAKGNCERIGIDGSFVGHEEDGGERQRLEVALPDHKHAIKHVFEILDAAGFDEGKIEGIGHRVVQGGWYFPESKVVTDETLGWVREVAPLAPLHNYVEADVIEICREMFPSIGNVIVADTSFHYGMPEKAWRYALPRHVVDKLHIRKYGAHGTSHRYIWRRTSEFLRGDVHKLVSCHLGSGASLSAIQDGHDMDTTMGLTPLDGLIMGTRCGSIDPATVFYLNRVGGYSIDEIDTMMNKQSGLLALSAVSSDSRDIEEGMNRGDANCTLALDMFYYRTGQLIAEMAQAMHGFDTMVFTAGIGENSSTMRMGIARELAWLGVRVDETSNAVRSDEPYAISADDSAVKVLVVPTNEELMIALDVEELLG encoded by the coding sequence ATGAGGGTACTGGTCATCAACGCAGGCAGCTCGTCGCTCAAGTATCAGCTGCTCGACACCAAGACGCAGGAGGTGTACGCGAAGGGCAACTGCGAGCGCATCGGCATCGACGGCTCCTTCGTGGGGCATGAGGAGGACGGTGGCGAGAGGCAGAGGCTCGAGGTCGCGCTGCCCGATCACAAGCATGCCATCAAGCACGTGTTCGAGATTCTCGATGCCGCTGGCTTTGACGAGGGCAAGATCGAGGGCATCGGGCATCGCGTGGTGCAGGGCGGCTGGTACTTCCCCGAGTCCAAGGTCGTCACGGACGAGACGCTGGGCTGGGTGCGCGAGGTGGCCCCCCTGGCGCCGCTGCACAACTATGTGGAGGCCGACGTCATCGAGATCTGCCGCGAAATGTTCCCCTCCATCGGCAACGTCATCGTTGCCGACACGTCCTTCCACTACGGCATGCCCGAGAAGGCCTGGCGCTACGCCCTGCCGCGCCATGTGGTGGACAAGCTGCACATCCGCAAGTATGGTGCGCATGGCACCTCGCATCGCTACATCTGGAGGCGCACGAGCGAGTTCCTGAGGGGGGACGTGCACAAGCTGGTGTCCTGTCACCTGGGTTCCGGGGCATCGCTCTCTGCCATCCAGGATGGTCATGACATGGACACCACCATGGGGCTCACGCCGCTCGATGGCCTCATCATGGGCACCCGCTGCGGCTCCATCGACCCCGCCACGGTGTTCTACCTCAACCGCGTGGGCGGTTACTCCATCGACGAGATCGACACCATGATGAACAAACAGTCCGGCCTGCTTGCCCTCTCTGCCGTCTCCTCCGACTCTCGTGACATCGAGGAGGGCATGAACAGGGGGGATGCCAACTGTACGTTGGCACTGGACATGTTCTACTACCGCACGGGCCAGCTCATCGCCGAAATGGCGCAGGCCATGCATGGCTTTGACACCATGGTCTTCACCGCGGGCATTGGTGAGAATTCATCAACTATGCGCATGGGCATCGCCCGGGAGCTCGCGTGGCTCGGCGTCAGGGTCGACGAGACCAGCAATGCCGTCCGCTCCGATGAGCCCTATGCCATCTCTGCGGACGATTCCGCGGTCAAGGTGCTCGTGGTTCCCACGAACGAGGAGCTCATGATCGCCCTCGATGTCGAGGAGCTGCTTGGTTAG
- a CDS encoding HIT domain-containing protein: protein MATKDDCIFCKIANHEIESEYVYEDDRVTAFKDAHPLAPVHVLVVPKNHYENITDGVPADLLEALVHGVGEVARITGVDKTGFRVITNTGNDAGQTIHHLHMHVLGGRIMTDGGPEGAGTVE from the coding sequence ATGGCCACCAAGGACGACTGCATCTTCTGTAAGATCGCGAATCACGAAATCGAGTCTGAGTACGTGTACGAGGACGACAGGGTTACGGCCTTCAAGGATGCCCACCCCCTTGCGCCCGTGCATGTGCTCGTGGTTCCGAAGAATCACTATGAGAACATCACCGATGGCGTCCCTGCCGACCTGCTCGAGGCGCTCGTACATGGTGTTGGCGAGGTCGCGCGCATCACGGGTGTGGACAAGACGGGGTTCCGTGTGATCACCAACACCGGCAACGATGCCGGCCAGACGATCCATCACCTCCACATGCACGTCCTTGGCGGGCGGATCATGACCGATGGTGGTCCAGAGGGCGCGGGCACTGTGGAGTAA
- the xseB gene encoding exodeoxyribonuclease VII small subunit: MAETFDRKIEDMSFKEASVELERIVRELESGDLELEDSLAYYGRGVELLASLRARLAEAEQKVQVLTGDDDVSADVPDTTSAPAASFVDE, encoded by the coding sequence GTGGCTGAGACGTTTGACAGGAAGATCGAGGACATGAGCTTCAAGGAGGCGTCCGTGGAGCTCGAGCGCATCGTTCGCGAGCTGGAATCCGGAGACCTCGAGCTCGAGGACTCGCTGGCCTACTACGGCAGGGGGGTGGAGCTCCTTGCCAGCCTCCGCGCACGGCTCGCCGAGGCCGAGCAGAAGGTGCAGGTGCTTACGGGTGACGACGACGTGTCGGCTGACGTTCCCGACACCACCTCGGCGCCTGCGGCATCGTTCGTCGACGAGTAG
- the xseA gene encoding exodeoxyribonuclease VII large subunit — translation MANERVLSVSEAVRIAKGAVSAIPTLVVIGEVSGFRGPNARSGHCYFEVKDAESSLSVIVWRGIYAGCGFKLKDGLRIQLTGSFDVYQGSGRLSFIVKSLSQEGEGRLRQQVAKLARKLEREGLMDLARKRPIPRFCTRVAVVTSLSGSVIEDVRRTLARRNPLVEILEVGCSVQGSEAPATIMRALDVAAAAHPDCILLVRGGGSFEDLMTFNDEALARAVAACPVPVVTGIGHEPDTSICDMVSDRRQSTPTAAAESVAPAFDELVSITQTRASRLAHAFGQTVALGKERVGVLSAELAKAMRGGLSSRAARLDAYAARPCLTDPAAQLHARESDLAQTAERLQGAMPRMLRQQGAALAQSERHLRALPGRILRPFEAVMARSAGTLEALSPLKVLARGYAIVRDGRGRVVSHAASLARGQEVFVLLGQGSFAAQVSGIKTGNADGDVSTGDGSHRG, via the coding sequence ATGGCGAACGAGCGAGTCCTCAGCGTCAGCGAGGCCGTGCGCATCGCCAAGGGGGCCGTATCCGCCATCCCGACCCTTGTGGTCATCGGCGAGGTGAGTGGGTTCAGGGGACCCAACGCACGCTCGGGACACTGCTACTTTGAGGTCAAGGACGCTGAGTCATCCCTGTCGGTCATCGTGTGGCGTGGCATCTATGCAGGCTGTGGCTTCAAGCTCAAGGATGGCCTCAGGATTCAGCTGACGGGCTCGTTTGACGTCTACCAGGGATCGGGCCGTCTCTCCTTCATTGTCAAGAGCCTGTCCCAGGAAGGCGAGGGGCGTCTGCGTCAGCAGGTTGCCAAACTCGCGCGTAAGCTTGAGCGCGAGGGGCTTATGGATCTGGCACGCAAGCGCCCCATACCGCGCTTCTGCACGCGCGTGGCCGTGGTCACGTCCCTCTCGGGCAGCGTCATCGAGGATGTCAGGCGCACGCTCGCACGCAGGAACCCCCTCGTGGAGATTCTGGAGGTGGGCTGCTCCGTTCAGGGGTCCGAGGCTCCCGCAACCATCATGCGCGCGCTTGATGTGGCCGCCGCCGCGCACCCCGATTGCATCCTGCTGGTGCGTGGCGGAGGCTCCTTCGAGGATCTCATGACCTTCAACGACGAGGCACTGGCTCGTGCGGTTGCTGCCTGCCCCGTTCCGGTGGTCACAGGCATCGGTCACGAGCCCGACACCTCCATCTGTGACATGGTCTCCGACCGGCGCCAGTCCACGCCTACGGCGGCAGCGGAGTCCGTTGCGCCGGCATTCGACGAGCTGGTGAGCATCACGCAGACGCGCGCAAGTCGCCTCGCGCATGCCTTTGGACAGACGGTGGCGCTCGGGAAGGAGCGCGTGGGGGTGCTCTCGGCCGAGCTTGCCAAGGCCATGCGGGGCGGGCTTTCCTCCCGTGCCGCACGGCTTGACGCCTATGCCGCACGCCCCTGTCTGACCGACCCTGCCGCGCAGCTTCACGCGCGGGAGAGCGACCTCGCGCAGACGGCCGAGCGGCTGCAGGGTGCCATGCCCCGCATGCTGAGGCAACAGGGTGCCGCCCTTGCCCAGAGCGAACGGCACCTGCGAGCGCTTCCCGGCCGTATCCTGCGTCCCTTCGAGGCGGTGATGGCGCGCAGTGCCGGCACGCTGGAGGCGCTCTCGCCCCTCAAGGTGCTCGCTCGCGGCTATGCCATCGTGCGGGATGGGAGGGGCCGCGTGGTGTCGCATGCCGCGTCGCTCGCTAGGGGCCAGGAGGTCTTCGTCCTGTTGGGGCAGGGCTCGTTTGCGGCACAGGTGAGTGGTATCAAGACAGGGAATGCCGACGGGGACGTCAGCACGGGAGATGGGAGCCATCGTGGCTGA
- a CDS encoding zinc metallopeptidase: MSYWLIIIVSLVLGGLTQAYIKRTYARWSAVPASSGQTGAEVARRMLDAEGASFVGIGSVAGHLTDYFDPRDSMLHLSPENSGGGSVASVAVACHEAGHAVQTARGYLPGRIRTTLVPVVNFTSNAWGVVLLTGILLNFLGLMRLAVFLFAFTVLFQLVTLPVEIDASRRAVAFLGSNGGGIDQRGARQVLTAAALTYVASALVSVMQLLYYMGRVNRRS, from the coding sequence ATGAGCTACTGGCTCATCATCATCGTCTCTCTCGTTCTGGGCGGTCTCACCCAGGCATACATCAAGCGCACGTACGCGCGCTGGTCAGCGGTTCCCGCCTCATCGGGGCAGACGGGGGCGGAGGTCGCCCGTCGCATGCTGGATGCGGAGGGCGCGTCCTTCGTGGGCATCGGCAGCGTCGCCGGCCACCTCACGGACTACTTCGACCCACGTGACAGCATGCTGCACCTCTCGCCCGAGAACAGCGGCGGCGGCTCCGTCGCGTCCGTGGCCGTTGCCTGCCATGAGGCGGGCCATGCCGTTCAGACGGCCCGTGGCTATCTGCCCGGCCGCATCCGCACGACCCTCGTGCCCGTCGTCAACTTCACCAGTAATGCCTGGGGCGTCGTTCTTCTGACGGGCATACTCCTCAACTTCCTGGGACTCATGCGCCTAGCCGTGTTCCTCTTCGCGTTCACGGTGCTCTTCCAGCTGGTCACGCTGCCGGTGGAGATTGACGCGTCCCGTCGGGCCGTCGCTTTTCTCGGCAGCAATGGTGGTGGCATCGATCAGCGGGGCGCCCGTCAGGTGCTGACCGCGGCGGCCCTCACCTATGTGGCATCGGCTCTCGTGTCCGTGATGCAGCTGCTCTACTACATGGGCCGCGTCAACAGGAGGAGCTAG
- the rnd gene encoding ribonuclease D gives MILHGGPCAAHRPNRDLVYISDPVGLSSFCERARHHKVLAVDTEFIRERTYYPQLCLVQVGTGEECACIDPILLDDLAPLADLLADDDIIKVFHACTQDLEVIHTTLGIECAPVFDTQVAAAFLGLRQQIGYGALVESYCKVHLPKAESLSDWSRRPLDADELQYAEDDVRYLPHIHERMVEDLARRGRLSWVEPEMALVTDASHYVRDPRKAYTHLKRVNSLTRKQLAVARELCAWREELAAQRDMPRKWVVSDEVVVEACKRLPHSPERLRRIRGAEQLKGRDAQGALAAIERGAKARPETYPKRSHHERPSQEVEGVLDLMYAMLRVVSNKSGIASQVIATKDDLLDFMQGRSEARIRTSGWRYELVGRQLERLLAGETGLTVKEGRVELL, from the coding sequence ATGATACTCCATGGCGGCCCCTGCGCCGCTCACAGACCGAATCGAGACCTCGTGTACATATCCGATCCTGTTGGACTGTCGTCATTTTGCGAGAGGGCGCGGCATCACAAGGTGTTGGCCGTCGACACGGAGTTCATCAGGGAACGGACATATTACCCCCAGCTCTGCCTCGTCCAGGTGGGGACGGGAGAGGAATGCGCCTGCATCGACCCCATCCTCCTCGATGACCTTGCCCCGCTTGCCGACCTCCTGGCTGATGACGACATCATCAAGGTGTTCCATGCGTGTACGCAGGACCTGGAAGTCATCCATACCACCCTGGGCATCGAGTGTGCGCCGGTGTTTGACACGCAGGTGGCGGCGGCCTTCCTGGGCCTGCGTCAGCAGATTGGCTACGGTGCGCTCGTCGAGTCCTACTGCAAGGTGCATCTGCCCAAGGCGGAGTCGCTGTCCGATTGGTCGCGCCGTCCACTTGATGCCGACGAGCTGCAATATGCCGAGGATGACGTGCGGTATCTGCCGCACATCCACGAGCGCATGGTAGAGGACCTCGCCCGCCGCGGGCGGCTCTCGTGGGTCGAGCCCGAGATGGCGCTCGTGACGGATGCGAGCCACTACGTCCGTGATCCTCGCAAGGCCTACACGCACCTCAAGCGTGTGAACTCGCTCACGCGCAAGCAGCTTGCCGTTGCCCGAGAGCTCTGTGCCTGGCGTGAGGAGCTTGCGGCACAGCGGGACATGCCGCGCAAGTGGGTCGTCTCCGACGAGGTCGTCGTGGAGGCCTGCAAACGCCTGCCGCACTCGCCCGAGCGCCTGCGACGCATTCGCGGTGCCGAGCAGCTCAAGGGCAGGGACGCCCAGGGCGCCCTTGCCGCCATCGAGCGCGGTGCCAAGGCACGTCCCGAGACATATCCCAAGAGGAGCCACCACGAGCGCCCCTCCCAGGAGGTGGAGGGCGTGCTCGACCTCATGTATGCCATGCTCAGGGTCGTCTCCAACAAGAGTGGCATTGCGTCACAGGTCATTGCCACCAAGGATGACCTCCTGGACTTCATGCAGGGGCGCAGTGAGGCGCGCATCCGCACGTCCGGCTGGCGCTACGAGCTGGTGGGCAGGCAGTTGGAGCGGCTTCTTGCGGGCGAGACGGGGCTCACCGTCAAGGAGGGACGCGTGGAGCTCCTCTAG
- a CDS encoding diacylglycerol/lipid kinase family protein, whose product MRSLIVHNNRSGFGSDAIFEFERFLVRPGDECVLRVLDEGEAIEHALRDASSFDLVILSGGDGTVANALDVLAGRDIPTCIFPSGTANLLFANLGNAMEPQAMAHACHELTCFRGDLGTMSWHTDGGSDHARGFALMAGMGFDAQLMRAALPNKRRMGEAAYFAAAFSNLHPTMLHFTIDCDGTVCERDGISCMVANNAMMQGEIEIVSDCRMDDGKLDVIVLEASEAAGLLRPIFAGVLDRTGKSIGRPHIEHFRGRRISVQSDSSMPMQIDGEVIEGCTHGFSAQVRPASTRLTIDHASPYHTSARLVRGTVDVHGGR is encoded by the coding sequence GTGCGGAGCCTCATCGTCCACAACAATCGCTCTGGCTTTGGCTCGGATGCCATCTTCGAGTTCGAGCGCTTCCTTGTCCGCCCGGGCGACGAGTGCGTGCTGCGGGTGTTGGACGAGGGGGAGGCCATCGAGCACGCGCTGCGGGATGCCTCCTCGTTTGACCTCGTGATCCTCTCAGGGGGTGACGGGACGGTCGCGAACGCCCTGGACGTCCTCGCAGGACGCGACATTCCCACCTGCATCTTCCCGTCAGGCACGGCCAACCTGCTCTTTGCCAACCTTGGCAACGCCATGGAGCCGCAGGCCATGGCGCATGCCTGCCATGAGCTCACCTGCTTCCGAGGCGACCTGGGCACGATGAGCTGGCACACGGATGGTGGCTCCGATCATGCCCGGGGCTTTGCCCTCATGGCGGGCATGGGCTTTGACGCGCAGCTCATGAGAGCGGCACTGCCCAACAAGCGGCGTATGGGCGAGGCTGCCTACTTCGCCGCCGCCTTCTCGAACCTCCATCCAACCATGCTGCACTTCACCATCGACTGCGATGGCACCGTCTGCGAGCGTGACGGCATCTCCTGCATGGTCGCCAACAACGCTATGATGCAGGGCGAGATCGAGATCGTCTCGGACTGCCGCATGGACGATGGGAAGCTTGACGTCATCGTGCTCGAGGCATCGGAGGCCGCAGGGCTCCTGCGCCCCATCTTTGCGGGCGTGCTCGACCGTACGGGCAAAAGCATCGGCCGACCCCACATCGAGCACTTCAGGGGCAGACGCATATCCGTGCAGTCCGACAGCTCCATGCCGATGCAGATTGATGGCGAGGTCATCGAGGGATGCACGCACGGTTTCTCCGCACAGGTGCGTCCTGCCTCAACACGCCTGACCATCGACCATGCCAGCCCCTATCACACCAGCGCGCGCCTCGTACGTGGCACCGTCGACGTCCACGGGGGGAGGTAG